A genomic region of Acidobacteriota bacterium contains the following coding sequences:
- a CDS encoding tRNA (cytidine(34)-2'-O)-methyltransferase, protein MFHVALVEPEIPPNTGNIARLCAATNSALHIVGVTGFRMDDRTLKRSGLDYWEHVDLHRHVDLEELHAALPDSRFLYITTKTTRRYFDWSFKDGDCLVFGRETRGLPEDLLAANTDRCLTIPMPNTNVRSLNLANSVGIVLYEAVRQIS, encoded by the coding sequence ATGTTTCACGTTGCACTTGTCGAACCCGAAATTCCGCCGAATACCGGTAATATCGCCCGGCTTTGTGCCGCGACGAATTCCGCACTCCATATCGTCGGCGTGACCGGATTTCGGATGGACGACCGCACATTGAAACGCTCCGGACTCGACTATTGGGAACATGTCGACCTGCACCGGCATGTCGATCTCGAAGAACTCCACGCAGCGCTGCCGGATTCGCGGTTTCTTTATATCACAACGAAAACGACGAGGCGGTATTTCGACTGGTCATTCAAGGACGGCGATTGTCTCGTCTTCGGCCGCGAAACGCGGGGCCTTCCCGAAGATCTCCTGGCCGCTAACACCGACCGCTGCCTCACCATCCCGATGCCAAATACAAATGTGCGCAGCCTCAACCTCGCAAACAGCGTCGGCATTGTGCTCTACGAAGCCGTTCGCCAGATCAGCTAG
- the dusB gene encoding tRNA dihydrouridine synthase DusB has protein sequence MKPFFIRNIKIDPPLILSPMAGVTDYTFRRLIKRRGGVGLVVSEFISVEGLTRHNPKSKRQMRFDEEERPYAVQIFGGKVDRMAMGAEMAQEVGADILDVNCGCPAPKVVKNGGGSGLLREPALLESILKEIKKTITIPLTLKLRTGYTEASINVVDIAKMAEQCGVEHIQVHGRTREQGYKGLANWDVIRSVKEAVSIPVSGNGDITTIEYGMKKWRETGVDGILIGRGAMQNPWIFRQFADVLAGGEPYQPDLQEKKDVLLEFFSMCREEMAEIIALGKMKQLAGQFTKGLVGGAQFRQTLYHSHSADEILDNITTYFETLTERETFGDGFVEADADNDLEFETCESPLVVPTRSNVIQATNL, from the coding sequence ATGAAGCCCTTTTTTATCCGAAATATCAAGATCGATCCGCCGCTCATCCTGTCGCCCATGGCGGGCGTGACGGACTATACGTTTCGCCGATTGATCAAACGCCGCGGCGGTGTTGGCCTGGTGGTGTCTGAGTTTATATCGGTCGAGGGGTTGACGCGGCATAATCCTAAATCGAAGCGGCAGATGCGTTTTGATGAGGAAGAGAGGCCGTATGCGGTCCAGATATTTGGTGGCAAGGTCGATCGAATGGCGATGGGAGCCGAAATGGCCCAGGAGGTCGGAGCTGATATTCTCGATGTGAACTGCGGCTGCCCGGCGCCGAAGGTCGTAAAGAACGGCGGCGGTTCAGGCCTGCTGCGCGAACCGGCATTGCTCGAATCGATCCTCAAAGAGATAAAGAAAACTATTACGATACCGCTGACGCTCAAATTGAGGACCGGATATACCGAAGCTTCGATAAACGTAGTTGATATTGCCAAAATGGCGGAGCAGTGCGGCGTCGAGCATATTCAGGTCCACGGCCGAACCCGTGAGCAGGGCTATAAGGGCCTCGCGAATTGGGACGTGATCCGTTCAGTAAAAGAGGCCGTCAGCATACCGGTCTCGGGCAATGGCGACATCACGACGATCGAATACGGCATGAAAAAGTGGCGTGAGACCGGCGTTGATGGTATTTTGATCGGCCGCGGGGCGATGCAGAATCCGTGGATATTTCGGCAGTTTGCCGATGTTCTTGCCGGCGGCGAACCGTATCAGCCCGATCTGCAGGAAAAGAAGGATGTTCTGCTCGAATTTTTCTCGATGTGCCGCGAAGAGATGGCCGAGATCATCGCATTGGGAAAGATGAAGCAGCTCGCGGGGCAGTTCACCAAAGGGCTGGTCGGCGGTGCGCAGTTTCGACAGACGCTCTATCATTCGCATTCGGCCGATGAGATATTGGACAATATAACCACGTATTTCGAAACCCTCACCGAACGCGAAACGTTTGGTGACGGATTTGTCGAGGCGGATGCGGACAATGACCTGGAGTTCGAAACGTGTGAGAGTCCTTTGGTAGTGCCGACACGATCCAACGTTATCCAGGCAACGAATCTTTAG
- a CDS encoding carboxypeptidase regulatory-like domain-containing protein, which translates to MKRLISHSVLVMSLAFVFALPFYGQKPKPVMIQGTLIKSDGKPLAYTEIELVPVGSGVVINDTRLFGITDQRGRFNFVDVPDGNYTLSINFGDKPTLLSPYPTYFLPGTAKRSEAQVLEVNSSTKIAGLIFRLLPPLVRKTITGKVTWPDGSPVRGAWIGVVDIEFDLGKSFGNARSDINGIFKVDGFVGQRYQFGAIIFEKLVLQPFEDPGEVIGFGETEIIKFDGTNTTIGIKVRRSKRNQQIMDKYLG; encoded by the coding sequence ATGAAAAGACTGATCTCCCATTCCGTCCTTGTGATGTCTTTAGCTTTTGTTTTTGCGTTGCCCTTCTACGGGCAGAAACCAAAGCCTGTGATGATCCAGGGCACACTTATCAAGTCTGACGGCAAGCCGCTGGCGTACACCGAGATCGAGCTGGTTCCGGTCGGTTCCGGCGTCGTGATCAACGATACACGGCTCTTCGGCATCACCGATCAACGCGGTCGATTCAATTTTGTTGACGTGCCTGACGGCAATTACACTCTCAGCATCAACTTCGGCGACAAGCCGACACTGCTCTCGCCATACCCGACTTACTTTCTTCCCGGTACGGCAAAACGAAGCGAAGCACAGGTTTTGGAGGTCAATTCATCCACAAAGATAGCCGGATTGATCTTCAGGCTATTGCCGCCGCTGGTCAGAAAGACGATCACGGGCAAAGTCACCTGGCCCGACGGTTCGCCGGTCCGCGGGGCCTGGATCGGAGTCGTCGATATTGAGTTTGACCTCGGCAAGTCGTTTGGAAACGCAAGATCTGACATTAACGGAATTTTCAAGGTGGATGGTTTTGTCGGCCAGCGTTATCAATTTGGGGCGATCATCTTTGAAAAACTAGTGCTTCAACCGTTCGAAGATCCGGGCGAGGTCATCGGTTTTGGTGAGACCGAGATCATCAAATTTGACGGTACTAACACCACGATCGGGATCAAAGTCCGGAGATCCAAACGAAACCAGCAAATAATGGACAAATATCTGGGTTAG
- a CDS encoding amidohydrolase codes for MSRFAVILAVLCLTVSAAGQGTADLILINGSVRTLNKNKPFAEAVASSDGKIIAVGTNAEIRKLIGPGTVVIDAKQRLVLPGFNDAHVHFTAIGNRFSHLDLRNAKSADEVVEKIEYYCRFLPKGRWLIGAGLDATRWKTAVLPALERIDAASPDNPVLLYFADPKSALINSAAQKRASTAAVSGNIVRGPELSAVRNAIPKNSATNFAEFAETASNYAASLGVTSVQDVHSDNDLAMLAGLAMAGRLKTRVYDCVGLRLWEDTRPDIKRTIDGQRLVRGGCVKWYSDGSSDELPELRSRLAAADKAGIQVLVHAIGEAANSNVLEALEYALAQNGSRDRRSRIEHAHWLRRQDFQRLQKAGIIASMQPFLFFNNGSTSGDDHRAILKSGVKLALGSDASMVDLNPLLGIHAAVNAGDRSLSVEDAVIAYTLGSAYAEFQEDQKGTIEVGKLADLIILSDDIFRIKPAEIGGARVLTTIVGGDVVFRMK; via the coding sequence GTGAGTCGTTTTGCAGTTATCTTGGCGGTGCTTTGTCTGACGGTTTCTGCCGCGGGACAAGGCACCGCCGATCTGATATTAATTAACGGCAGCGTCCGCACTCTTAACAAAAATAAGCCCTTTGCCGAGGCTGTCGCCTCATCAGACGGCAAAATTATCGCGGTAGGTACGAACGCCGAGATCCGCAAGCTGATCGGGCCGGGCACGGTCGTCATCGATGCGAAACAACGGCTCGTTCTCCCCGGCTTTAACGATGCACACGTCCATTTTACCGCGATCGGAAACCGTTTTTCGCACCTCGATCTACGCAATGCAAAGAGCGCCGATGAGGTTGTCGAAAAGATCGAGTACTATTGTCGTTTCCTGCCGAAAGGCCGATGGCTGATCGGGGCGGGGCTCGATGCGACGCGATGGAAAACTGCGGTGCTCCCCGCACTCGAACGCATCGACGCTGCAAGTCCTGACAATCCTGTTTTGCTCTATTTCGCCGACCCAAAGTCTGCTCTCATTAATTCGGCAGCTCAAAAGCGTGCTTCGACCGCGGCCGTTTCGGGCAACATCGTCCGTGGGCCGGAGCTGTCGGCCGTTCGAAATGCGATACCGAAAAACAGTGCAACGAACTTCGCCGAATTTGCCGAGACCGCGTCCAATTATGCTGCATCATTGGGCGTGACAAGCGTGCAGGATGTCCATTCTGACAACGACCTGGCGATGCTCGCGGGCCTTGCCATGGCGGGGAGGCTGAAAACACGCGTTTACGACTGCGTCGGGCTTCGGCTCTGGGAAGATACGCGTCCCGACATCAAGCGGACGATCGATGGGCAGCGGCTCGTCCGAGGCGGCTGTGTCAAATGGTACTCGGACGGATCGTCGGATGAATTGCCCGAGCTCCGGAGCCGTCTGGCCGCCGCCGACAAGGCCGGGATCCAAGTTCTGGTGCATGCCATCGGTGAAGCGGCGAATTCGAATGTGCTCGAAGCCCTCGAATACGCGTTGGCTCAGAACGGTTCGCGCGACCGACGTTCGCGGATCGAGCACGCACATTGGCTGAGGCGGCAGGATTTCCAGCGTCTGCAGAAAGCAGGCATCATCGCCTCGATGCAGCCGTTTCTTTTCTTTAATAACGGATCAACGTCAGGTGACGATCATCGGGCAATTCTAAAAAGCGGTGTGAAACTCGCCCTCGGCTCGGACGCGTCGATGGTCGACCTCAATCCGCTCCTCGGTATTCACGCGGCCGTAAATGCCGGTGACCGTTCGCTTTCCGTCGAGGATGCCGTTATCGCATACACACTCGGTTCTGCCTATGCCGAATTCCAAGAAGATCAAAAAGGCACCATCGAGGTCGGCAAACTAGCGGATCTCATCATCTTGTCGGATGATATTTTCAGGATCAAACCGGCCGAGATCGGCGGAGCGAGAGTCCTTACGACGATAGTCGGCGGTGACGTGGTTTTTCGAATGAAATAG
- a CDS encoding sigma-70 family RNA polymerase sigma factor: MPEAKLSDHDLIEATKSGDEAAFGEIMTRYRSPITNYLFRFLNDYEEAVDLAQETFVRVYFALDRYHTQFAFSTYIYRIATNLAISEIRRRKRRKLMSLTGLFQSEEDSDVEFQPPDTRDLQDKELIDGERDKTIAKAIASLPEKYRIPVILRDIEGKSYDEVAEIMQLGLGTTKSRISRARGLLKVKLQEFL, encoded by the coding sequence ATGCCTGAAGCAAAACTGTCCGACCATGACCTGATCGAAGCGACCAAGAGCGGCGACGAGGCCGCTTTTGGGGAGATAATGACGCGTTATCGGAGCCCGATAACCAACTATCTCTTTAGATTTTTGAACGATTACGAAGAGGCTGTCGACCTGGCGCAGGAAACATTTGTCCGCGTGTATTTTGCCCTCGATCGTTATCACACGCAGTTTGCGTTTTCGACCTATATCTACCGCATCGCGACGAACCTGGCGATAAGTGAGATACGGCGGCGAAAACGGAGAAAGCTGATGTCGCTGACCGGATTGTTCCAGTCGGAGGAGGACAGCGATGTCGAGTTTCAGCCGCCTGATACACGCGACCTGCAGGACAAGGAGTTGATCGACGGCGAGCGCGACAAGACGATCGCCAAGGCGATCGCGAGTTTGCCCGAGAAATACCGGATACCGGTGATCTTACGCGATATCGAGGGCAAATCGTACGACGAGGTCGCCGAGATCATGCAGCTCGGATTGGGAACGACAAAATCACGCATCAGTCGTGCTCGCGGACTGCTGAAAGTGAAGCTCCAAGAGTTTTTATAG
- a CDS encoding peptidylprolyl isomerase, whose amino-acid sequence MKLYRYILLAGLCFAVFPLAALAQETETKVVDEVVAQVNDGVITLSRIRREAKDIVEGKVQAGEKREDAQKAVDAKQGELIANLINEELLIQKAKEIGVADEVEATLNQRFVEIMKQYDLKTLDSLYEEMRKQNVDPVEMREMWRKQATREKVIQREVQAKIYWDSSGKQLKDYYEKNKSKFTKPETVTLSEIYLNFAGRDEAAVRAKAKDLVSQLRNGADFVKLVEQNSDRPNAAQNKGKADTVVVKELDERFAKVIKDLKPGSYTDPVEIDGLGVTILRIDERTAASNESQYDENAVRLEIMRERAPEEQRKFMSQLRSDSYIKISESYRPLVSPILFADERKEKPGN is encoded by the coding sequence ATGAAACTTTATAGATATATTCTGCTCGCGGGCCTTTGTTTTGCTGTATTCCCTCTGGCCGCATTGGCTCAGGAGACCGAAACGAAAGTTGTCGATGAGGTCGTTGCTCAGGTAAATGACGGCGTCATTACGCTTTCACGAATTCGCCGCGAAGCAAAAGACATCGTTGAAGGTAAGGTGCAGGCCGGCGAAAAGCGCGAAGATGCCCAAAAGGCTGTTGATGCCAAACAAGGCGAACTTATTGCTAATCTGATAAATGAAGAGCTGCTCATCCAAAAGGCCAAGGAGATCGGCGTCGCCGATGAGGTCGAAGCCACGCTTAACCAACGTTTCGTCGAGATAATGAAACAATACGATCTCAAAACGCTCGACTCGTTGTATGAGGAGATGCGAAAGCAGAACGTCGATCCGGTAGAAATGCGTGAGATGTGGCGGAAACAGGCTACTCGCGAAAAGGTCATTCAGAGAGAGGTACAAGCTAAAATATATTGGGATTCGAGCGGCAAACAGTTAAAGGACTACTACGAAAAGAACAAATCGAAATTTACCAAACCGGAAACTGTTACCCTTAGCGAGATCTATTTGAATTTTGCCGGGCGTGACGAAGCGGCCGTTCGGGCAAAAGCAAAGGATCTGGTGAGCCAGCTCAGAAATGGCGCCGATTTTGTTAAGCTCGTTGAGCAAAATTCCGACCGTCCAAATGCCGCTCAAAATAAGGGCAAGGCTGACACAGTTGTGGTTAAAGAATTGGATGAGAGATTTGCGAAAGTTATCAAAGATCTGAAGCCCGGCAGTTATACCGATCCGGTCGAGATCGACGGCCTCGGCGTCACGATCCTTCGGATCGACGAACGAACTGCGGCAAGTAATGAATCGCAGTACGATGAAAATGCTGTCCGGCTGGAGATCATGCGCGAACGAGCACCCGAGGAGCAGCGAAAGTTCATGTCCCAGCTTCGCAGTGATTCGTATATCAAGATCAGCGAATCATATCGCCCGCTTGTATCGCCTATCCTTTTTGCCGATGAACGCAAGGAAAAGCCCGGCAACTAG
- a CDS encoding BON domain-containing protein: protein MKYVRKLALLAMAVASFSVVGVNAQNYSNSQTSTKSVEQQIYKKLLGLPNYGVFDIIKYQVNGGTVTLTGKVNSLGTKSAAANVVKRTPGVTEVVNTIDELPPSSFDDAIRRQALRTFARYSLSGYLWENNPDVRIIVENGRLTLEGNVMNSGDYNLFYITARGINNVFQVTNNLVVGKARDS, encoded by the coding sequence ATGAAGTACGTGAGAAAATTAGCTTTACTGGCGATGGCTGTCGCCTCATTTTCAGTGGTGGGCGTGAACGCTCAGAATTATTCAAACAGTCAGACATCGACCAAGTCGGTCGAGCAGCAGATCTACAAAAAGTTGTTGGGGCTGCCGAATTATGGCGTCTTTGACATCATCAAATATCAGGTGAATGGTGGAACCGTCACGCTGACTGGGAAAGTTAATTCGCTAGGAACGAAAAGTGCGGCTGCGAACGTCGTAAAACGGACCCCCGGCGTTACCGAGGTCGTAAACACCATCGACGAACTGCCGCCTTCGTCTTTTGACGACGCCATCCGCCGACAGGCTCTCAGAACATTTGCGAGATACAGCCTGTCCGGGTATTTATGGGAAAACAATCCCGATGTCCGCATCATCGTCGAAAACGGCCGTTTGACCCTCGAAGGCAACGTCATGAATTCGGGCGATTACAACCTGTTCTATATAACGGCGAGAGGCATCAACAACGTGTTTCAGGTGACAAACAACTTGGTGGTTGGAAAGGCTAGAGATAGTTAA
- a CDS encoding PDZ domain-containing protein yields the protein MLNESENKETQAVAGLLGSLPRVEPPNDFDFRVKARIAAGRPTRAVWFPAAARVAVPLGLVLSVGGYFGYRAVYQPPATDQVSVANVSPKPEPVLPATEEVVSTNAAIESPLDSGPGKLAVKPPSVDDKMAASVRSDIDPRIDPLSGDRRTAGNSRGGSFDESIKESRAVFPRGLNPHSRVVVKPKDFDRPGSITARDVLTQFGAEVVYSGTGWRVAAVKDKSAAQSAGLKSGDVVEAINDQTLGEKTAFKGQFSGKSLRLKRDGATVTIDLSKKP from the coding sequence ATGTTAAACGAATCAGAAAATAAAGAGACACAAGCGGTCGCCGGCCTGCTCGGCTCGCTGCCGCGTGTCGAACCGCCCAACGATTTCGATTTTCGCGTAAAGGCGAGGATCGCGGCCGGACGGCCGACGCGTGCCGTATGGTTTCCTGCAGCCGCACGTGTAGCTGTTCCGCTCGGGTTGGTGTTGTCTGTAGGCGGATATTTTGGTTATCGGGCAGTTTATCAGCCGCCGGCGACCGATCAGGTGTCGGTCGCGAATGTGAGTCCTAAACCGGAGCCTGTTTTGCCGGCGACAGAAGAGGTTGTTTCCACAAACGCCGCGATCGAATCGCCCCTCGACAGCGGCCCGGGAAAGTTGGCTGTCAAGCCGCCGTCAGTTGATGACAAAATGGCAGCTTCTGTCAGATCGGACATCGACCCGCGGATCGATCCATTGAGCGGCGATCGCCGTACGGCCGGCAATTCCCGCGGCGGTTCGTTCGATGAATCGATCAAGGAAAGCAGGGCCGTTTTTCCGCGTGGATTGAATCCTCACAGTCGAGTCGTCGTAAAGCCTAAAGATTTTGATCGTCCCGGTTCGATCACTGCCCGGGACGTATTGACGCAGTTTGGAGCCGAAGTTGTCTATTCAGGAACCGGTTGGCGTGTTGCGGCCGTAAAGGACAAAAGTGCGGCACAAAGTGCGGGTCTCAAGAGCGGCGATGTCGTCGAAGCGATAAATGATCAGACCCTCGGAGAAAAGACCGCGTTCAAAGGACAATTTTCGGGGAAGAGCCTGCGTCTCAAACGCGACGGAGCGACGGTCACGATCGATCTCAGCAAGAAGCCCTAA
- a CDS encoding amidohydrolase, with protein MKKIAHLFTAAVVSCSIASSAMGQTVTADLVVTNANIRTMDAKRTVVRSLAVLNGKIVAVGSDADTKTLIGAKTRVIDAGGKTIIPGFNDAHVHFMETGSQLSSVDLRDAKTPAEFVERIKTFAAKLPKGRWILGGKWDHENWTPNALPTAALIDAVTPDNPVFIDRLDGHMALANSLAMKNAGVTKDTKDVDGGMIVRDSSGNPTGVFKDAAMNYFGSVIPAPSWEQRMESAMAATEHAASLGVTSVQDMSAGTDVGVYQELVRQGKLKTRVYGCSTLADYKRWENTGVRYAFGNAMLRVGCLKGYADGSLGSTTAWLFEPYLDDPKSTGLAGEDIPKTAELVLGADKAGLQVNIHAIGDKANATILDIYEQTAKTNGPRDRRFRIEHAQHLRQQDISRFGSLKVVASMQPFHIIDDGRWAWKRLDEKRLKGTYAFRTLLDTSAVLAFGSDSPVAPLNPLFGVYGAVTRRTLDDKNPNGWIPEQKISVDEAVRAFTYGSAYGEFQEQWKGTLEIGKLADFYYPF; from the coding sequence ATGAAAAAGATCGCTCATTTATTTACCGCGGCTGTTGTATCGTGTTCGATCGCGAGTTCCGCAATGGGGCAAACTGTTACCGCTGACCTTGTCGTCACCAACGCCAACATTCGCACGATGGACGCTAAACGAACGGTCGTCAGATCGCTGGCGGTGTTAAACGGCAAGATCGTCGCGGTCGGATCGGACGCAGATACCAAAACGCTGATCGGCGCGAAGACGCGTGTTATCGACGCCGGCGGCAAGACCATTATTCCCGGGTTTAACGACGCTCACGTACATTTCATGGAAACGGGCTCGCAGCTTTCGTCGGTTGATCTGCGTGATGCCAAGACTCCGGCCGAGTTTGTGGAACGGATCAAGACATTCGCGGCCAAGCTGCCCAAAGGCCGCTGGATATTGGGCGGGAAGTGGGACCATGAGAATTGGACGCCGAACGCATTGCCGACAGCGGCGTTGATCGATGCCGTGACGCCGGACAATCCGGTCTTTATCGACCGTCTCGACGGCCACATGGCACTCGCAAACAGCCTCGCGATGAAAAATGCCGGAGTTACAAAAGACACGAAGGATGTCGACGGCGGGATGATCGTTCGCGACTCGAGCGGGAATCCGACCGGCGTCTTTAAGGACGCGGCGATGAACTATTTCGGCAGTGTGATCCCGGCTCCGTCATGGGAGCAGCGGATGGAATCGGCAATGGCCGCGACGGAACATGCGGCAAGCCTCGGCGTGACGAGTGTACAGGATATGTCGGCGGGGACCGATGTCGGCGTTTATCAGGAACTGGTGCGGCAGGGCAAGCTGAAAACTCGTGTTTACGGCTGCTCGACGCTGGCGGATTACAAACGGTGGGAAAATACAGGTGTGCGTTACGCATTCGGCAACGCTATGCTGCGTGTCGGCTGTTTGAAAGGCTATGCGGACGGCAGTCTAGGCTCGACGACAGCGTGGCTTTTCGAACCATATCTCGATGATCCCAAATCGACCGGCCTTGCGGGCGAGGACATTCCAAAAACGGCCGAACTCGTTCTCGGGGCAGATAAAGCCGGTTTGCAGGTCAATATCCACGCCATCGGCGACAAGGCAAACGCGACAATATTAGACATCTACGAACAGACCGCGAAAACCAACGGCCCGCGTGACCGCCGCTTTCGCATCGAACATGCGCAGCATTTGCGGCAGCAGGACATTTCACGATTCGGCAGCCTCAAGGTCGTCGCGTCGATGCAGCCTTTTCACATTATTGATGACGGACGCTGGGCATGGAAGCGGCTCGACGAAAAGCGTCTAAAGGGTACATACGCTTTCCGCACGCTGCTCGATACGAGTGCGGTTCTTGCTTTCGGGTCAGATTCGCCCGTAGCACCGCTCAATCCGCTGTTCGGCGTCTACGGTGCGGTCACACGCCGCACGCTCGACGACAAAAATCCTAACGGCTGGATACCTGAACAGAAGATCTCGGTCGACGAGGCCGTCCGTGCGTTCACCTACGGCTCGGCTTATGGTGAATTTCAGGAACAGTGGAAAGGCACGCTAGAGATCGGCAAACTCGCCGATTTTTATTATCCTTTCTGA
- a CDS encoding DUF4920 domain-containing protein, which translates to MRSIFSFAIIVLAFSFSAFAQEKMGGTKPTDDDKTAAIPSDSYLKRGAPVGSAKKVSLAKVMKDPAKYAGKMVRVEGVIVRSCKTEGCWAELAPKADAKSVRVKMKDHKFFIPLKSEGAIARAEGVFTVKTLSKAEVDHMIEDDGAKFPNRNADGTVSEISFEATGIELRKDGK; encoded by the coding sequence ATGAGATCAATTTTTAGTTTTGCGATCATTGTACTTGCATTTTCATTTTCAGCATTCGCTCAGGAAAAAATGGGCGGTACCAAGCCGACAGATGACGACAAGACGGCGGCGATACCGTCGGACTCGTATTTGAAACGCGGAGCACCGGTCGGCAGTGCGAAGAAGGTTTCGCTTGCCAAGGTCATGAAGGATCCGGCGAAATATGCGGGAAAAATGGTCCGCGTCGAAGGCGTGATCGTGCGTTCGTGCAAGACCGAAGGCTGCTGGGCCGAGCTTGCCCCGAAAGCGGACGCCAAGAGTGTTCGCGTTAAGATGAAAGATCACAAGTTCTTTATCCCGCTCAAATCGGAAGGAGCAATCGCTCGTGCCGAGGGTGTGTTCACTGTCAAGACGCTGAGTAAGGCCGAGGTCGATCATATGATCGAAGACGATGGTGCGAAATTCCCAAACCGCAACGCCGACGGTACCGTCAGCGAGATCTCATTCGAGGCGACCGGGATCGAGCTCAGGAAAGACGGAAAATAG